Proteins encoded together in one Oceanobacillus iheyensis HTE831 window:
- a CDS encoding peptidoglycan-binding protein, with translation MIRKNFVILLISIMVLFHFSPAITHANTASNGEEEQTSQKENQSSEEVNKDSDVPQKDDFQEEVEEDNNESSQENENSSSQDKEVDNKEEEDSEEEHISNENSSEEQETTPREEEEEGKSDSEQVEPFAVDASIPYEKGDRHEDLVEIKEKLNHIGFDGITETDYFGNWTETRVTQFQTYYQLSVTGKVDQKTINKLDSVYNSPFQNGKRHEDTKAIKEKLNSIGYGPITVTTLFGNYMESQVKEFQRDQGLRVNGIADERTLAKLEELASTDVFELGDRHNAIIIIKEKLNAIGFGGISETNYFGGWTETRVKQFQQYYGLSVDGKVGPATQETLDSVYNSPFQNGKRHEDTKAIKEKLNSIGYGPITVTTLFGNYMESQVKEFQRDQGLRENGIADAPTLAKLEELASTDVFELGDRHSAIITIKQKLNAIGFDRISETDYFGGWTETRVRQFQEYYNLNVTGKADEATQNKLDEVYNSPFQAGKRHEDTIELKEKLNRLGYGHITVSTLYGNYTKSQVKEFQRDFGLVVNGIADENTWIKLNEVYYKTGFQLGDRHEDIIEIKKQLNAIGFGGITETNYFGKWTETRVEQFQRYYGLSVTGTADEQTQQKLSDVYNSPYQNGKRHDGTIELKEKLNRIGFGYITVSTLYGSFTESQVKKFQEYYGLKVNGIADEVTMDMINEIYNSPLQKGKSDSRVIEMKEMLNALGYDGITISDYFGNWTETRLKQFQSDYNLPVSGIADTKTIQKLDDSVIRVFLDPGHGGNDPGGQGYGINEKDVVLDIALQTEQFLSSKYKGVLVNMSRTDDTFIELTERANMANRWGADYFVSFHTNAFNGSANGFETYIHNGNVSNETKQRQSDVHSYLINNINVNDRGKKTANFNVLRNTNMSSILLEYMFIDNFVENMLLKDPSYRTYLAQITADAIANSYNLKRR, from the coding sequence GTGATAAGGAAGAATTTCGTAATATTATTGATAAGTATTATGGTTTTGTTTCACTTTAGTCCAGCAATTACTCATGCCAATACGGCGAGTAATGGAGAAGAAGAGCAAACTTCTCAAAAGGAAAATCAATCTAGTGAAGAGGTAAATAAAGATAGTGATGTTCCTCAAAAAGATGATTTTCAAGAGGAAGTAGAAGAAGATAATAACGAATCTTCTCAAGAAAATGAAAACTCTTCATCCCAAGATAAAGAAGTAGATAACAAAGAGGAGGAAGATTCTGAAGAAGAACATATTTCTAATGAAAATTCTTCGGAAGAACAAGAAACAACTCCTCGAGAGGAAGAGGAAGAAGGAAAATCTGATTCTGAGCAGGTGGAACCTTTTGCAGTGGATGCTTCAATTCCATATGAAAAAGGAGATCGCCATGAGGATCTTGTAGAGATCAAAGAAAAATTAAATCATATTGGTTTTGATGGTATCACAGAAACGGATTACTTCGGTAATTGGACGGAAACGCGTGTGACCCAGTTCCAAACATATTACCAATTATCCGTAACAGGGAAAGTAGATCAAAAAACCATCAATAAATTAGATAGTGTTTACAATAGCCCTTTCCAAAATGGCAAACGCCATGAAGATACAAAGGCGATTAAAGAAAAGCTGAATAGTATCGGATATGGACCGATTACGGTAACAACGTTATTTGGCAATTACATGGAAAGCCAAGTGAAAGAGTTCCAACGTGATCAAGGATTGCGCGTGAATGGAATTGCGGATGAGCGTACGCTAGCGAAGCTGGAAGAATTGGCATCTACCGATGTATTTGAATTAGGAGACCGTCATAATGCAATTATTATTATCAAAGAAAAGCTAAATGCGATCGGTTTTGGTGGTATATCTGAAACCAATTACTTTGGAGGTTGGACAGAGACCCGTGTCAAACAATTCCAGCAATATTATGGATTGAGTGTGGATGGAAAAGTAGGTCCAGCAACACAAGAAACACTAGATAGCGTCTACAATAGTCCGTTCCAGAATGGCAAACGTCATGAAGATACAAAAGCAATCAAAGAAAAGCTAAATAGCATTGGATATGGGCCAATCACGGTAACGACGTTATTTGGCAACTACATGGAAAGCCAAGTGAAAGAGTTCCAGCGTGATCAAGGATTACGCGAGAATGGAATTGCGGATGCACCAACGTTAGCGAAGCTGGAGGAATTGGCATCTACCGATGTATTTGAATTAGGAGACCGTCATAGTGCAATTATTACTATCAAACAAAAGCTAAATGCGATTGGCTTCGATCGTATATCCGAGACGGATTATTTTGGTGGCTGGACAGAGACTCGCGTCCGACAATTTCAGGAATATTATAACCTAAATGTGACTGGAAAAGCAGATGAAGCTACTCAAAATAAACTGGATGAAGTCTATAATAGTCCTTTCCAAGCAGGGAAACGTCACGAAGATACGATAGAACTAAAAGAAAAGTTGAATCGTCTAGGCTATGGTCATATTACAGTATCTACTTTATATGGCAACTATACAAAATCACAAGTAAAAGAATTCCAACGTGATTTTGGATTAGTCGTAAATGGAATAGCAGATGAAAATACCTGGATAAAATTGAATGAAGTCTATTATAAAACAGGTTTCCAGCTGGGAGACCGTCATGAAGATATCATAGAGATTAAGAAGCAACTTAATGCCATTGGATTTGGTGGTATAACTGAAACGAACTACTTTGGAAAATGGACGGAAACTCGTGTCGAACAATTCCAACGATATTATGGTCTTTCGGTTACTGGTACCGCTGACGAACAAACACAGCAAAAGCTATCGGACGTGTATAATAGTCCATACCAAAATGGTAAACGTCATGACGGAACCATTGAATTAAAAGAGAAACTCAATCGTATTGGTTTCGGTTATATAACTGTTTCTACCCTATATGGTAGTTTTACAGAATCCCAAGTGAAGAAGTTTCAAGAGTATTATGGCTTGAAGGTCAATGGAATAGCTGATGAAGTAACTATGGATATGATTAATGAAATATATAATAGTCCATTACAAAAAGGTAAATCAGATTCTCGCGTAATTGAGATGAAAGAAATGCTTAATGCGCTAGGTTATGATGGTATCACTATAAGCGATTATTTTGGAAATTGGACAGAAACAAGATTAAAGCAATTCCAATCAGATTATAATCTTCCGGTTAGTGGTATAGCAGATACAAAAACGATTCAGAAACTAGATGATAGTGTAATTAGAGTATTTCTAGACCCAGGTCATGGAGGAAATGATCCTGGAGGGCAAGGTTATGGTATTAACGAAAAAGATGTCGTGTTAGATATAGCGCTTCAGACGGAACAATTCTTATCATCGAAATATAAGGGAGTTCTTGTAAATATGTCAAGAACAGATGATACTTTTATAGAATTAACGGAAAGAGCTAATATGGCAAACCGTTGGGGAGCAGATTATTTTGTTAGTTTCCATACCAACGCTTTTAATGGATCGGCAAATGGATTTGAAACATATATCCATAATGGAAATGTTTCAAATGAAACAAAGCAAAGACAATCTGATGTTCATTCTTATTTAATTAATAACATTAATGTAAATGATCGAGGTAAGAAGACAGCAAACTTTAATGTATTAAGAAATACAAATATGTCTTCTATTCTATTAGAATATATGTTTATCGATAATTTTGTTGAAAATATGCTTTTAAAAGATCCAAGTTATCGTACATATTTGGCTCAAATAACCGCAGATGCAATAGCGAATTCTTATAATTTAAAAAGAAGATAA
- a CDS encoding YheC/YheD family protein, with the protein MRNYKKPFEFVRLLAKASKYYGIDIIYCHPSQVDTTEGKISGKILLNNRWESITVPIPEYIDLNAYCYKYKETIDYLKKKSTLSSPRRFGSKESVYKKLIDDGQFAKIVPPTLLINSENDFRLLIEDYNKVILKPKKGHKGQGIYKINIVEDNYHVTQDCEEKIFNQSEMESFLQKQIIPNNYLGQKYVESTTSNGDPFDCRIRLEKNGEGKWEVVVYLVRIGSGNKVVSNVSQGGSVNKLLPFIKYNYPDNWNEIKEQIDYIAENLPEKIEQLFNKKTSFLGIDLGIDKGGSVYLFEVNSAPGVEFGEGELANIKSDYYNYILKNKKLSKN; encoded by the coding sequence ATGAGAAACTATAAAAAACCCTTTGAATTCGTACGATTGCTAGCAAAAGCCAGTAAATATTATGGAATTGATATAATATACTGCCATCCTTCGCAAGTAGATACAACAGAAGGAAAGATTAGTGGAAAGATACTATTAAATAATCGTTGGGAGTCTATTACTGTTCCTATTCCTGAATATATCGACTTAAATGCCTATTGTTATAAATATAAAGAAACGATCGATTACTTGAAAAAGAAAAGTACTCTATCATCACCAAGAAGATTTGGTTCTAAAGAAAGTGTATACAAAAAACTTATTGATGATGGACAATTTGCTAAAATCGTACCTCCTACACTATTAATTAATAGTGAAAATGATTTTCGCTTACTAATAGAAGATTATAACAAAGTAATTTTGAAGCCAAAGAAAGGGCATAAAGGGCAAGGAATTTATAAGATAAATATTGTTGAAGATAATTATCATGTAACACAAGATTGTGAGGAAAAAATATTTAATCAATCTGAAATGGAATCCTTTCTTCAAAAACAGATTATACCTAATAACTACCTCGGACAGAAATATGTAGAGTCAACAACGAGTAATGGTGATCCGTTTGATTGTCGAATTCGTCTTGAAAAAAATGGCGAAGGTAAGTGGGAAGTAGTTGTTTACTTGGTTCGTATAGGTTCAGGTAATAAAGTCGTTTCAAATGTTTCACAAGGAGGAAGTGTGAACAAGCTGCTACCATTTATAAAATATAATTATCCTGATAACTGGAATGAAATTAAAGAACAAATTGATTATATTGCAGAAAATTTACCTGAAAAAATCGAACAGCTATTTAATAAGAAAACCTCTTTTCTTGGGATTGACTTAGGAATTGATAAAGGAGGAAGTGTATACTTGTTTGAGGTGAATTCAGCGCCTGGTGTAGAATTCGGAGAGGGTGAACTAGCCAATATTAAATCCGATTATTATAACTATATATTAAAAAACAAAAAGCTTAGTAAGAATTAA
- a CDS encoding YheC/YheD family protein, translating into MQEIGFMTNFNQPTELATITALIAKSYDIDLIYLRPKDVNIDSGTVRGKVLNNGKWKTKSTKIPRFIDISPYCFKKKNKEIMDYLRANTFLSDNRENTLSKQKLQDILKEDSNFSHLVIPTQKIKSFEELLNYVKVYKKTVLKPIRGLRGKGVHFLEMENEDTFRIGFETEMKTLNLQELEEFYYRTIHRKGYILQKYVSSRTTQGDPFDCRIHVEKDGSGNWSVAKMYIRIGIGQSIISNVNQGGGISDPKPFLKANFKDNWSDIYDSLKEVGESIPKKMEELRNTHIMYMGMDIGIDRSGKLYLFEVNDGPSTIALISEVAYHRSNYYSYAIRELLDIPDKGRNKNKNKNSGQIDKLQQEVKQLRLEKAKKDKEINQIKSSTSWKMTSFIRKVGKLLKNK; encoded by the coding sequence ATGCAAGAAATTGGTTTTATGACAAACTTTAATCAGCCGACAGAATTAGCAACTATCACAGCACTGATTGCCAAATCCTATGATATAGATTTAATATACTTAAGACCAAAAGATGTAAACATAGATTCTGGTACGGTACGCGGGAAGGTATTGAATAATGGTAAATGGAAAACCAAATCAACGAAGATACCTAGATTTATTGATATTTCTCCATATTGCTTTAAAAAGAAAAATAAGGAGATTATGGATTATCTTAGAGCCAATACATTTCTTTCAGATAATCGAGAGAACACTCTTAGTAAACAAAAATTACAAGACATATTAAAGGAAGATAGTAATTTTTCTCATTTAGTAATTCCAACTCAAAAAATAAAGTCATTTGAGGAACTGTTAAACTATGTAAAGGTTTATAAAAAAACAGTATTGAAACCTATTAGAGGACTTCGAGGAAAAGGTGTACACTTCTTGGAAATGGAGAATGAAGATACTTTTCGTATAGGTTTTGAGACAGAAATGAAAACCTTGAATTTACAAGAGCTTGAAGAATTTTATTATCGTACTATTCACCGAAAAGGATATATCCTCCAAAAATATGTATCATCAAGGACGACTCAAGGAGATCCGTTTGATTGTAGAATTCATGTCGAAAAAGATGGCAGTGGGAATTGGTCAGTTGCAAAAATGTATATAAGAATCGGAATTGGACAATCCATTATTTCTAATGTTAACCAAGGAGGAGGGATAAGTGATCCAAAACCTTTTCTAAAAGCTAATTTTAAAGATAATTGGTCTGACATTTATGATTCCTTAAAAGAAGTAGGAGAGTCCATTCCTAAAAAGATGGAGGAATTGAGAAATACACATATTATGTATATGGGAATGGACATCGGAATTGATCGAAGCGGAAAATTATACTTGTTTGAAGTGAATGATGGTCCAAGTACAATTGCTTTAATTTCTGAAGTAGCTTATCACAGAAGTAATTATTATTCCTATGCGATAAGAGAATTACTGGATATTCCAGACAAAGGCAGAAACAAAAACAAAAACAAAAACAGTGGCCAAATTGATAAATTGCAACAAGAAGTAAAACAATTGAGATTAGAAAAGGCGAAAAAAGATAAAGAAATAAATCAAATAAAGTCAAGCACGTCATGGAAAATGACGAGTTTCATTCGTAAAGTTGGTAAGTTACTTAAGAATAAGTAA
- a CDS encoding acylphosphatase, translating to MKSQEVVLLPHLNKRVVKDITGFKLCSYLVALEGWRRGLNLTWYNDETSKCKLDRLNSSTHGKFYSLSDGSKTHYFFRSRGDKVTNKAVRICQDKEETKSYLQKSNVPIPLGKVLEEDNDIINYANEIDYPVIIKPLKGSMGKGVYTNINSEEELKGILKELRSKFSHKEYLVEKHYPGEEYRIYVVGDQVIGATNRKPANIIGDGKHTVQKLIDLKNEERKKNPYLSPKPIEADYEITFMLERVGYDLNSVPEKGEQVILREKSNLSSGGDPIEATDELSPSVRQIAVDALKALPSIPHGGVDIIVDPSDPSNGVVLEINATAEIGFHPFPLIGESKDVPAAIIDYYFPETKGKYRSPFYFDYLSLLEPLKSWAVEELKVVETPKKDVYARKYIVTGQLNKVGYMTYIRRQALRRNLYGYAKKITKNEVEIYLISENQKSVEDFKKFVQKGSRKSIVKHIEDKEVEFSGKPTKVGFRIIS from the coding sequence ATGAAATCTCAAGAAGTGGTACTTCTTCCACACTTAAATAAAAGAGTAGTAAAAGATATAACAGGATTTAAGTTATGTTCATATTTAGTTGCATTAGAAGGTTGGAGAAGAGGATTAAACCTAACTTGGTATAATGATGAAACAAGTAAATGTAAGTTAGATCGCTTGAATAGTAGTACACATGGAAAGTTTTATTCATTAAGTGATGGTAGTAAAACGCATTATTTTTTCCGTTCTAGAGGCGATAAAGTAACTAATAAAGCAGTTAGAATTTGTCAGGATAAGGAAGAAACGAAATCATATCTGCAGAAAAGCAATGTACCAATTCCCCTAGGAAAAGTATTAGAGGAAGATAATGATATCATAAACTATGCCAATGAAATAGATTATCCAGTAATTATAAAACCTCTCAAAGGAAGTATGGGTAAAGGTGTTTATACAAATATTAATTCAGAAGAAGAATTAAAGGGTATATTGAAAGAATTAAGGTCTAAATTTTCCCACAAGGAATATTTGGTTGAAAAACATTATCCAGGTGAAGAGTACCGTATTTATGTAGTCGGGGATCAAGTGATTGGTGCTACGAACAGAAAGCCGGCCAATATTATTGGAGATGGAAAGCACACCGTGCAGAAACTAATTGATCTAAAGAATGAAGAGAGAAAGAAGAACCCGTATTTATCTCCTAAACCAATCGAGGCAGATTATGAGATAACATTTATGCTTGAAAGAGTCGGGTATGATTTAAATAGTGTGCCTGAAAAAGGGGAACAAGTAATTTTAAGAGAGAAAAGTAATCTTTCTTCTGGTGGTGATCCCATTGAAGCTACTGATGAATTATCTCCATCTGTTAGGCAAATAGCGGTAGATGCTTTAAAGGCGTTGCCTTCTATTCCTCATGGTGGTGTTGATATAATTGTAGATCCAAGCGATCCAAGTAATGGTGTTGTACTTGAAATCAACGCAACTGCTGAAATTGGATTCCATCCATTTCCTTTAATTGGCGAATCAAAGGATGTACCAGCAGCAATAATTGATTATTATTTCCCGGAAACAAAAGGGAAATACAGATCACCATTTTATTTTGATTATCTTAGCTTATTAGAACCTTTAAAGAGTTGGGCGGTTGAAGAATTAAAGGTTGTAGAAACACCCAAAAAGGACGTTTATGCTAGGAAGTATATAGTAACAGGTCAACTTAACAAAGTTGGGTATATGACTTATATTAGAAGACAAGCTTTAAGAAGAAATCTTTATGGTTATGCTAAGAAAATAACGAAGAATGAAGTAGAGATTTATCTTATTAGTGAAAACCAGAAATCAGTTGAAGATTTTAAGAAATTTGTTCAAAAAGGATCAAGAAAATCGATCGTAAAACACATTGAAGATAAAGAAGTAGAGTTTTCTGGGAAACCTACAAAAGTTGGTTTCCGAATAATAAGCTAA
- a CDS encoding ATP-grasp domain-containing protein produces the protein MVDNRFLESLTHDIPEKANNYMLSTYSIILEAWRRGLDINIRILKEKSGSIEPYYSISNGDKVHHFSATRGDLVSKEAKELTKNKVTTKQILNKYKVPTPEGKEFEEEATTEEIISYATAIDYPLVVKPVSGTGGKGVIAGIQNEEELVEALEYVREKLNSPRIILEKYFEGEDYRIYVIDGQVIAALKRIKANIIGNGNDTIKNLIDKKNKYRSQLPSLTNRPIKVDDETKTLIRRAGYTMDSVLPDGELLYIKTKNNVSAGGDSIDITEQLSESIKQIAIDATNCFGSLPHCGLDLMVDEANDKAVIIEINSRAHITQHLFPMEGQARDIPGSLIDFYFPETKNYNRLDSFKMFIDFEYIYDSCISREAAEIRIPKKPEGPILLTRYLINGVKLTDKFAARVKRLAYNTQVSGYIKPLNNGDISIIVGGNENKIEQFKKSLNKYLPKFSKKYEITAKKRTTPIPHGFHIHDNKAQDSNNAVSASTNEYMKKYSNLQSDYQQLIRKVAEYEKRERLLEITQKQNKQLKKRLKLMENSTSWKITKPIRKLTRKK, from the coding sequence ATGGTAGACAATCGCTTTTTAGAAAGTTTAACTCATGATATACCTGAAAAAGCAAATAATTATATGCTTAGCACATATAGTATAATTTTAGAAGCCTGGCGTAGAGGATTAGATATTAACATACGTATATTAAAAGAAAAATCTGGATCGATAGAACCTTACTACTCAATTAGTAATGGTGATAAAGTTCATCATTTTAGTGCTACAAGAGGTGATTTGGTTTCCAAGGAAGCTAAGGAGCTTACTAAAAATAAAGTAACGACCAAACAAATTCTAAATAAATATAAGGTTCCAACTCCTGAAGGCAAAGAATTTGAGGAAGAAGCTACTACAGAAGAAATTATTAGTTATGCTACAGCAATCGATTATCCTTTAGTAGTAAAGCCTGTATCTGGTACAGGTGGAAAAGGTGTTATTGCAGGAATTCAAAACGAAGAAGAGTTAGTAGAAGCGTTAGAATACGTGCGAGAAAAGTTAAATTCACCTAGAATTATTCTTGAAAAGTATTTTGAAGGTGAAGATTATCGGATTTATGTGATAGATGGACAAGTCATTGCAGCATTAAAGAGGATAAAAGCTAATATTATAGGAAACGGAAATGACACTATAAAGAACTTAATAGATAAAAAGAATAAGTATCGTTCTCAGCTCCCATCATTGACAAATCGGCCAATTAAAGTAGATGATGAAACAAAAACGCTTATCCGAAGAGCAGGATATACAATGGATTCTGTTTTACCTGATGGTGAATTACTGTATATTAAAACGAAGAATAATGTATCGGCCGGCGGGGACTCTATTGATATAACAGAACAACTATCTGAAAGTATTAAACAAATCGCAATTGATGCAACTAATTGTTTTGGATCACTTCCCCATTGTGGCTTAGATTTGATGGTTGATGAAGCTAATGACAAGGCAGTTATTATAGAAATCAATTCACGAGCCCATATTACACAGCATCTATTTCCAATGGAAGGCCAAGCTAGGGATATCCCTGGAAGTTTAATTGATTTTTACTTTCCTGAGACCAAAAATTATAATCGCTTAGATTCTTTTAAAATGTTTATTGATTTCGAATATATTTATGATTCCTGTATAAGTAGAGAAGCTGCTGAAATACGCATACCAAAGAAACCAGAAGGTCCAATCTTATTAACACGTTATTTAATAAACGGCGTAAAATTAACAGATAAATTTGCAGCTCGAGTTAAACGATTAGCTTATAATACTCAAGTTAGTGGTTATATAAAACCTTTAAATAATGGTGATATCTCTATTATCGTTGGAGGCAATGAAAATAAGATTGAACAATTTAAAAAGAGCTTAAATAAATATCTACCTAAATTCAGTAAAAAATATGAAATTACAGCTAAGAAACGTACTACCCCTATACCTCACGGATTTCATATACATGATAATAAAGCTCAGGATTCTAATAATGCAGTATCGGCTTCTACAAATGAATATATGAAGAAATATAGTAATCTTCAATCTGATTATCAACAACTTATAAGGAAAGTTGCTGAATATGAAAAAAGAGAGAGATTATTAGAAATAACTCAAAAACAAAATAAGCAATTGAAGAAAAGGCTTAAATTAATGGAAAATAGTACTTCTTGGAAAATCACTAAACCAATTAGGAAATTAACACGAAAAAAATAA
- a CDS encoding CapA family protein, with translation MSKVKLVATGDVLLHSRIYDISKKNGKYDFKDKMAPAQKLIGNGDVSIVNLESIVAGEELGLSSFPEFNNPIELAENLQEFGTNIVTNSNNHSLDYGEEGVLKSISNLESIGLDYVGSHKSKKDQQKFRIVEKNGIKIAVLSYTAVTLGKNPPKKKEYLLNRIVNGSTAGIRREIERLKKEENPDVVVVATHFGREYALIPGSAQVDIASSLSDAGADIILGHHPHVLQPAEWITNSRGKKTFVIYSLGNFYSGQKGLYRQIGGALSIDIEKNSDSKITITNPKIDLTYVAASKKENYQMHHFNKYIEKNPYIKTIHDTFDSLEVFSELNNRLTKWMPELEVR, from the coding sequence ATGTCGAAGGTTAAACTTGTAGCTACTGGTGATGTATTATTACATTCCAGAATATACGACATTAGTAAAAAGAACGGTAAATATGATTTTAAAGACAAGATGGCTCCTGCACAAAAGTTGATTGGTAATGGCGACGTATCAATTGTTAATCTAGAATCAATAGTAGCGGGAGAAGAGCTTGGTCTGTCTTCTTTCCCAGAATTTAATAATCCGATAGAATTAGCTGAAAATCTCCAAGAATTTGGTACCAATATAGTTACTAATTCAAATAATCACAGTCTGGATTATGGCGAAGAAGGCGTGTTGAAATCAATTAGTAACTTAGAAAGTATAGGATTAGATTACGTTGGATCACATAAATCAAAAAAAGATCAGCAGAAATTCCGGATTGTTGAAAAAAATGGTATCAAAATTGCTGTGCTATCGTACACTGCTGTAACATTAGGTAAGAATCCACCAAAAAAGAAAGAGTATTTATTGAATCGAATTGTAAACGGATCAACAGCAGGTATTAGAAGAGAGATAGAACGTTTAAAAAAAGAAGAGAATCCAGATGTTGTAGTTGTTGCTACTCACTTTGGAAGAGAGTATGCACTTATACCGGGTTCAGCACAAGTCGATATTGCTTCTTCATTGTCTGACGCTGGAGCGGATATTATTCTTGGGCATCATCCACATGTATTGCAACCTGCTGAGTGGATTACTAATTCACGTGGAAAGAAAACCTTTGTTATTTATTCTTTAGGAAATTTTTACTCTGGCCAAAAAGGCCTCTATCGTCAAATTGGAGGAGCATTATCAATAGATATTGAAAAGAATTCGGACAGCAAGATTACTATTACAAACCCTAAAATCGATTTGACATATGTAGCAGCAAGTAAAAAAGAAAATTATCAAATGCATCATTTCAATAAGTATATTGAAAAAAATCCTTATATTAAAACTATACACGATACATTTGATAGTTTAGAAGTATTTAGTGAATTGAATAATCGATTAACAAAATGGATGCCAGAGTTAGAAGTAAGATAA
- a CDS encoding acylphosphatase yields the protein MKERPLGISLPHLTNEITRNARKTRLDAFAVALEGWRRGLKLKWYTKDSEHFQDMIIFGVNPPGRLFSLSSEEQTHYFFRTRGDLVSNEAVDIGSEKDDTKIYMEKAGVPIPLGKGFEPESTNEEIIEYSKTLGFPLVLKPTNASLGNGVVTNIKNEEQLIKALHYVRTELDYKEVVVEQYVSGKEYRVYVVGDEVVAAYNRVPANIIGDGEHTIEELISMKNNVRKQNARLNSCLIHMDVEILEFIEEAGYSLQSVPDKGKVIYLREKTNVSSGGDPVDVTDSLPEEYKKIAIDALKAVPDFPHGGVDIIVNDRGDLKGAAVVIELNPTAQIGGALYPIEGKARDIPKAIVDYYFPETKGQVDTRKSKVYFDLITLLEPLENRAALEVEVAPAPIGELYAKQYIVKGNVQRYNFHKWLKQQAIQHNLHGYVKSIVFDEIEIVVASTDKKTVEGFKDIIQGYPQGSSISKIKEEVYEDPITVGFEISEQYNTNNVRSVQHALRKMDRDLQRMRKLKNRADKDLKHILRSSSWKYTEPVRKLGGLIKTKNK from the coding sequence ATGAAAGAGAGACCATTAGGAATTAGTCTTCCTCATTTAACAAATGAAATAACAAGAAATGCAAGAAAAACAAGACTTGATGCTTTTGCAGTAGCATTGGAAGGCTGGAGAAGAGGACTAAAATTAAAGTGGTATACAAAAGACTCTGAGCATTTTCAAGATATGATTATATTCGGAGTGAATCCACCTGGAAGATTATTTTCACTTTCCTCTGAAGAACAAACCCATTACTTCTTTCGAACACGTGGAGACCTTGTTTCTAATGAAGCTGTTGATATAGGTTCTGAGAAAGATGATACGAAAATCTATATGGAAAAAGCTGGTGTACCTATTCCATTAGGAAAAGGATTTGAGCCGGAAAGTACGAATGAAGAAATTATTGAATATAGTAAGACCCTAGGGTTTCCTCTAGTCCTTAAACCAACCAATGCCAGTCTTGGGAACGGTGTAGTAACAAATATAAAAAATGAAGAGCAATTAATAAAAGCATTACACTATGTAAGAACGGAGTTAGATTATAAAGAAGTCGTTGTAGAACAATATGTAAGTGGTAAGGAATATCGTGTATATGTTGTTGGTGATGAAGTAGTTGCAGCTTATAATCGCGTACCCGCCAATATTATTGGGGATGGGGAACATACAATAGAAGAATTAATCAGTATGAAGAATAATGTACGAAAACAGAATGCTCGGCTCAACAGCTGTCTTATTCATATGGATGTAGAAATCTTAGAATTTATTGAAGAGGCAGGATATAGTCTACAGAGTGTTCCGGATAAAGGAAAGGTTATTTATCTACGTGAGAAGACAAATGTATCTTCTGGTGGGGATCCAGTAGATGTAACTGACAGCCTTCCTGAAGAGTACAAAAAAATTGCAATTGATGCTTTGAAAGCTGTCCCAGACTTTCCACACGGGGGAGTAGACATTATTGTAAATGATCGCGGAGATTTAAAAGGTGCGGCTGTGGTTATAGAATTAAATCCTACAGCACAAATTGGTGGTGCTCTATATCCAATAGAAGGAAAAGCAAGAGATATTCCTAAAGCAATCGTTGATTATTATTTCCCGGAAACAAAAGGACAAGTAGACACGAGAAAATCAAAAGTATATTTTGATTTAATTACCTTGCTAGAACCTCTTGAAAATAGAGCTGCTTTAGAAGTGGAGGTAGCTCCGGCACCAATAGGAGAACTGTATGCGAAACAATATATTGTAAAAGGGAATGTACAAAGATATAACTTCCATAAATGGCTGAAGCAACAAGCCATACAACATAATTTACATGGTTACGTTAAAAGTATTGTATTCGATGAGATTGAAATAGTTGTCGCTAGTACCGATAAGAAAACTGTTGAAGGTTTTAAAGATATCATACAAGGGTATCCACAAGGATCAAGTATTTCTAAAATCAAAGAGGAAGTATACGAAGATCCAATAACAGTTGGGTTCGAAATTTCTGAACAGTATAATACAAATAATGTACGATCTGTACAACATGCTTTACGTAAGATGGACAGAGATTTGCAACGTATGAGGAAGTTAAAAAACCGAGCTGATAAAGACTTAAAACATATTTTAAGAAGTAGCTCTTGGAAGTATACGGAACCTGTAAGAAAGCTGGGAGGACTAATAAAGACAAAAAATAAATAA